From a region of the Methanolinea sp. genome:
- a CDS encoding PAS domain S-box protein → MAFLHEGIVQDAARCWHNNVIAKLFGDFVPDSDTMESHGDQRINKIRDLLKSHPRGLSISEIADTLGLQRHLVSKDLGYLHKMGQVELQTIGTSKVYTTTAKVPLAGILDYFSDMILVLDEDFVIIEVNAPLLHTVNLVRNDVIGKKIYGHPSPLIAGLKPGAFPEGGIEELNVCLPDEDGSTEIHHFKARYVPMVYENTSPGMIIFIEDITKQTRYRDAFLLSEAHYKAIVENQAELIFRFLPDGTLTFTNWRCAQTFGMTESNIRGNTIFNFLPGNEADRFRDAIMGLTAREPGVRISSRLETTEGYRPYSIAVQAIHNDAGRLLGYHGIARDITAEQIAEEERRSHVAHLDFLCRSSCDFMAFSREKDLIQYLAAGIRELVPNAVQFIFTYDRRTREMVTKSIINEEGVDLLDTDFAGSPIRFPVSPSVLRSEPELRQAFVGKLTKISKELIASILGNNLHDRFSALTGERKTYVTLGIGEGEIVGAVAISLPTMETLENRTLVETFIRMGMLTYQRLVAWRSYSRSDNRFRIITEKAYLPIAIINPEGKYLYVNNSFIEMFGYTLEDIPTGSMWFLKAFPDADIMQKALDLWISDLKKSIIGEIRSRQFRVRCKDGSFKSVIFHPVTLPDGCQLVFYEDISNQEEAQKDRNLLAEIVRSSHDAIIGMTTSGRIKTWNPGAKRIFGYTAEEVVGRDIDIIFPQHRIHEKDILLKKVLQGEYISGFETERKKKDGRIIDVSVTISPIYDRNDQIIGISTIIKDISARKAEERLQKLESRYRDMVDSINVGVYRSTGDPEGRFLWGNTSLVRILGYPSIQSVQNVPVSDLFIKAHGREELLRDLREKGFVRNREILLKRGDGSVAYVLVTALATFGSSGEITYINGIVEDVTEQRVLARKLASLGNTIPDH, encoded by the coding sequence ATGGCATTCCTGCATGAGGGGATTGTACAGGATGCCGCTCGCTGCTGGCACAATAACGTAATAGCAAAACTTTTTGGCGATTTCGTTCCAGACTCTGATACAATGGAAAGCCACGGCGACCAGCGTATAAACAAGATCCGGGATCTCCTCAAATCCCACCCCCGGGGGCTCTCAATATCAGAGATCGCTGATACGCTTGGTCTCCAAAGGCACCTGGTCTCAAAAGATCTCGGGTATCTCCATAAGATGGGCCAGGTGGAACTGCAGACCATCGGGACAAGCAAGGTGTATACCACCACGGCGAAGGTCCCTCTTGCCGGTATCCTCGATTATTTCTCAGATATGATCCTCGTGCTCGATGAGGACTTCGTCATCATAGAAGTAAACGCGCCCCTCCTTCACACGGTGAACCTTGTCCGGAACGATGTGATCGGAAAAAAGATTTACGGGCATCCCAGCCCACTGATTGCAGGTTTGAAACCCGGGGCGTTTCCTGAGGGTGGAATTGAAGAATTGAATGTCTGTCTCCCGGATGAGGACGGTTCCACGGAGATTCATCACTTCAAAGCACGGTACGTTCCCATGGTGTACGAGAACACCTCTCCGGGAATGATTATTTTTATCGAGGATATCACCAAACAGACACGCTACCGGGATGCATTTCTCCTCTCCGAGGCGCACTACAAGGCAATCGTCGAGAACCAGGCCGAACTCATCTTCCGGTTTCTTCCTGATGGGACGCTCACGTTCACGAACTGGAGATGTGCACAGACGTTCGGAATGACGGAATCAAATATCCGGGGAAATACTATCTTCAATTTCCTGCCGGGTAATGAGGCCGACCGGTTCAGGGATGCCATTATGGGGTTGACAGCCCGGGAACCGGGTGTCAGGATCTCTTCCCGGCTGGAGACAACAGAAGGATATCGGCCGTACTCGATTGCCGTTCAGGCCATCCATAACGATGCTGGACGATTGCTTGGATACCATGGCATTGCACGGGATATCACGGCAGAACAGATCGCTGAAGAGGAACGCAGGTCGCATGTCGCTCACCTCGACTTTCTCTGCCGCAGCTCATGCGACTTCATGGCCTTTTCCCGCGAAAAAGATCTCATCCAATATCTCGCTGCTGGAATCCGTGAACTTGTTCCGAACGCCGTTCAATTTATATTCACGTATGACCGGAGAACCAGGGAAATGGTGACAAAATCGATCATCAACGAGGAAGGGGTTGACCTTCTTGATACCGATTTTGCAGGATCTCCCATCAGGTTCCCGGTCTCTCCCTCCGTTCTCCGCAGTGAACCTGAACTGCGGCAGGCATTTGTCGGAAAATTAACTAAAATCTCCAAAGAGCTGATTGCCTCTATTCTTGGTAACAATCTCCATGACCGGTTCAGTGCCCTGACCGGTGAGAGGAAAACATATGTCACACTGGGGATCGGGGAAGGCGAAATTGTCGGAGCTGTGGCCATCTCGCTGCCGACAATGGAAACGCTTGAGAACAGGACCCTTGTTGAGACCTTCATCCGGATGGGGATGCTCACCTATCAACGGCTTGTGGCATGGAGATCGTATTCTCGGAGCGACAACAGGTTCAGGATTATCACTGAAAAGGCATACCTGCCGATTGCCATCATAAATCCTGAGGGAAAGTACCTCTACGTCAATAACAGTTTCATTGAAATGTTCGGATATACCCTTGAAGATATACCGACCGGGTCAATGTGGTTCCTGAAGGCATTTCCGGATGCAGATATCATGCAAAAAGCCCTTGATCTCTGGATCAGCGACCTCAAGAAGTCGATCATCGGTGAGATCCGTTCCCGGCAGTTCCGGGTGAGGTGCAAGGATGGGTCCTTTAAATCGGTCATTTTCCATCCGGTTACTCTGCCTGACGGCTGCCAGCTCGTCTTTTACGAGGATATCTCAAACCAGGAGGAGGCGCAGAAAGACAGGAATCTCCTGGCTGAGATTGTCAGGTCGTCCCATGATGCGATAATCGGGATGACGACATCAGGCAGGATTAAGACATGGAATCCAGGGGCGAAACGGATCTTTGGATATACAGCAGAAGAAGTCGTGGGCAGGGATATCGATATTATCTTTCCTCAGCATCGAATCCACGAGAAAGATATACTCCTCAAAAAAGTCTTGCAGGGAGAATACATTTCCGGATTTGAGACAGAGAGAAAGAAGAAAGACGGAAGGATAATCGATGTTTCAGTGACGATCTCTCCGATATACGATAGGAATGACCAGATTATTGGGATCTCGACTATCATCAAGGATATTTCGGCCCGGAAAGCGGAAGAGCGGCTTCAGAAACTTGAATCCCGGTACCGCGACATGGTTGATTCAATAAACGTGGGAGTCTATCGCAGTACCGGGGATCCTGAAGGCCGTTTCCTCTGGGGGAATACCTCGCTGGTCAGGATCCTGGGATATCCCTCTATCCAGTCTGTGCAGAATGTGCCAGTTTCGGATCTTTTTATCAAGGCCCATGGTAGGGAGGAACTGCTCAGGGATCTGAGGGAGAAAGGATTTGTCCGGAACAGGGAGATACTCCTCAAGCGGGGAGACGGGTCGGTTGCCTATGTTCTGGTAACGGCCCTCGCGACATTCGGCAGCAGTGGCGAAATAACCTACATCAATGGTATTGTCGAAGATGTAACCGAGCAGCGGGTTCTCGCCCGGAAACTGGCATCACTTGGGAATACCATCCCCGATCATTAA
- a CDS encoding metal-dependent hydrolase → MDSLTHAFVVVLAAAGTLSRPFLFILVLGSVFPDVDILFKPLSDRYPSLYLFTHGGIAHSILGVLAMAPLVLIGVFLAASAGFFPDPGQGFSWVQMGILFISGGLTHLFLDALACPGIPLFYPFSSKKYTACIFPGPSLVLFAASLLFAAMIFTRHGGPEVILAYASGSALFILSSGIIALVVARRVDGKAIPTFNPLRWLVFKDDGKQYLLSWYSPLSVSDTVISFPKYVNTTLTDLEPLVRQPEYQRLRFYSYAVCAEQDGDHIIFFDPLRSGHFIFYPPYYTRIVLPAQDNDSLRP, encoded by the coding sequence GTGGACTCACTGACCCACGCCTTTGTGGTTGTCCTGGCTGCCGCTGGAACGCTCTCCAGGCCGTTTCTTTTTATCCTGGTGCTGGGATCCGTTTTTCCGGATGTGGATATCCTCTTTAAGCCGCTCTCTGATCGCTACCCTTCACTCTACCTGTTCACCCACGGCGGAATAGCCCATAGCATCCTGGGGGTACTTGCCATGGCCCCTCTGGTGCTTATCGGGGTTTTCCTGGCTGCATCAGCCGGTTTTTTCCCCGATCCCGGACAGGGATTTTCCTGGGTTCAGATGGGGATATTGTTCATTTCAGGGGGGTTGACCCACCTTTTCCTGGATGCACTTGCCTGCCCGGGAATTCCTCTATTCTACCCATTCTCTTCCAAAAAATATACCGCATGTATATTTCCAGGCCCAAGCCTTGTCCTCTTTGCGGCAAGCTTGCTCTTTGCCGCGATGATCTTCACCAGGCATGGCGGGCCTGAGGTCATTCTGGCGTATGCATCAGGCAGCGCCCTCTTCATTCTTTCCAGCGGGATAATCGCCCTTGTCGTTGCCCGGAGGGTTGATGGAAAGGCCATTCCCACGTTCAACCCGCTCCGGTGGCTCGTCTTCAAGGATGACGGAAAACAGTATCTCCTGTCATGGTACAGCCCTCTTTCCGTTTCGGATACGGTGATATCTTTCCCGAAATATGTGAATACAACGCTGACCGATCTCGAACCCCTGGTCCGGCAGCCTGAATACCAGCGGTTGCGTTTTTATTCTTATGCGGTTTGCGCAGAACAGGACGGCGATCATATCATCTTTTTCGACCCCCTTCGATCGGGGCACTTCATTTTTTATCCGCCGTATTATACCCGCATTGTCCTCCCGGCACAGGATAACGATTCTCTTCGTCCATGA
- a CDS encoding DUF2070 family protein, with product MVTRGEVKIEGLSKYIFSAPSWPTSLSIIVVLGFLIDGASLRFGQNIRFFGTLAFTIPALAGLFLTGPLVSLIVRRLTWNRSALLALSCTVLGIIITLTGMVISVALLPLSYAIATGFIFGSRLVTLAAIVDYRIVRIIIPAFIQSGAGVLVGLVFFDPPFLILAVLLHVVFGTGFVLLIWAIDRPLYRAFHIHILSFLNTFIAHLTDGSKTMEDFFREIGEEVYVPQVSLFFKREKGRGVIFTVPNVHPGPMGEIGGGALPKHLQNAFSELVMMSHGTATHDFNLVSEEECEKIVTAIRAGKDRTIYLPDASRAHRCQHGAVSLLYQVFGKTLLMVSTRSPHKTEDIDFGIGMTIMAEGHRSFPHVAFVDAHNCFTGDITNVSPGTLASLEYLQAAFHAIDTGPGLEQFPLEMGASQVVMPFSRTQGFGDQGIETLVIRAGGQTTAYILIDGNNVLAGVREVLRDHALTLVDEAEIMTTDSHVVNTVSGKNPVGFVVPPGQIIPYLEQSIHNALDDLSPASAGGDTALCERVVVFGSQRIAQLASTVNAMVLFIPPLSIGMLLLAFLLSVVIYLIIV from the coding sequence ATGGTCACCAGGGGTGAGGTCAAGATAGAGGGTCTCTCAAAGTATATCTTCTCGGCGCCGTCATGGCCTACCTCGCTGTCAATTATCGTTGTGCTTGGGTTTCTGATCGATGGAGCGTCGCTGCGGTTCGGGCAGAACATCCGCTTTTTCGGGACCCTGGCGTTCACCATTCCGGCACTTGCCGGGCTTTTCCTGACCGGGCCCCTGGTATCACTCATTGTAAGACGCCTGACCTGGAACCGTTCCGCTCTTCTTGCCCTTTCCTGCACGGTTCTTGGCATCATCATCACCCTGACCGGCATGGTGATCAGTGTCGCCCTGCTGCCCCTTTCCTATGCTATCGCGACTGGATTTATCTTCGGTTCTCGCCTGGTCACGCTTGCCGCAATTGTTGATTATCGAATCGTCCGGATAATCATCCCGGCCTTCATCCAGAGTGGGGCCGGTGTCCTGGTTGGCCTGGTGTTCTTTGACCCACCCTTTCTCATACTGGCGGTGCTCCTCCATGTGGTCTTTGGCACCGGCTTCGTCCTCCTGATATGGGCGATTGATCGACCGCTCTACCGGGCCTTTCATATCCACATACTCAGCTTTCTCAATACCTTCATCGCCCATCTGACTGATGGGTCAAAGACCATGGAAGACTTCTTCCGCGAAATCGGGGAGGAAGTGTACGTGCCCCAGGTCTCTCTCTTTTTTAAACGGGAGAAGGGCCGCGGGGTAATCTTCACGGTTCCCAATGTTCATCCGGGACCGATGGGGGAGATCGGGGGCGGGGCCCTCCCAAAACACCTTCAGAATGCGTTTTCAGAGTTGGTGATGATGTCGCACGGCACAGCTACCCATGACTTCAACCTTGTCTCTGAGGAGGAGTGTGAAAAGATTGTAACGGCAATCCGTGCCGGGAAAGACCGGACCATCTATTTACCTGACGCGAGCAGGGCTCATCGCTGCCAGCATGGTGCTGTCTCTCTCCTTTACCAGGTCTTTGGCAAAACCCTTCTGATGGTCAGTACCCGTTCCCCCCACAAGACTGAGGATATCGATTTCGGTATCGGAATGACCATTATGGCGGAAGGGCACCGCTCATTCCCCCACGTTGCTTTCGTGGATGCACATAACTGTTTCACCGGGGATATCACTAATGTCTCCCCGGGCACGCTCGCCTCGCTCGAATACCTGCAGGCCGCCTTCCATGCCATTGATACAGGGCCAGGGCTCGAACAGTTCCCCCTTGAAATGGGAGCTTCCCAGGTTGTTATGCCGTTTTCCAGGACCCAGGGGTTCGGAGACCAGGGCATCGAGACCCTGGTCATCCGGGCCGGAGGACAGACCACTGCCTATATCCTGATCGATGGGAATAATGTTCTGGCCGGGGTCAGGGAAGTGCTGCGCGACCACGCACTCACCCTTGTCGACGAAGCAGAGATCATGACCACGGATTCCCATGTGGTCAATACGGTTAGCGGAAAGAACCCGGTCGGTTTTGTGGTTCCACCAGGACAGATCATCCCCTATCTTGAGCAGTCGATACATAATGCACTCGATGATCTTTCTCCTGCCAGTGCCGGGGGCGATACTGCCCTCTGCGAGCGGGTGGTGGTTTTTGGCTCCCAGCGGATAGCGCAGCTTGCGAGTACAGTGAACGCCATGGTGCTTTTTATTCCGCCCCTCTCTATCGGTATGCTCCTGCTGGCGTTCCTTCTTTCTGTCGTCATCTATCTCATTATCGTGTAA
- a CDS encoding carbohydrate kinase family protein produces MIHVTGHTAIDHIARVDSLPRPNNSAIITDRKIFYGGGAANIAAGIACLGGVVTLVSAVGDDFPGSDYDSWLDSLGVRKEISVVPSTHTPTAFMFTDEEGDQITFFEWGASGVFRELEPPPYPFVHMATADPVYNVKVASCAEFSSFDPGQDLHRYTKGQLLDILSHISILFANNHEVDGMCKITGLSREAIIGQVPMVVFTCGSRGSILYMNGEDWHIPAIPVRMVDPTGAGDAYRAGFLTAFTRGIPPSSCARVGTVCASFVVESAGCQTNLPDWKRMADRYSQVFGKSDDLFGT; encoded by the coding sequence GTGATCCATGTTACCGGCCACACGGCAATCGATCACATTGCACGGGTCGACTCCCTCCCCCGCCCTAACAACTCGGCGATTATCACGGACCGGAAAATTTTCTATGGCGGGGGCGCTGCAAATATCGCGGCAGGAATCGCCTGCCTGGGTGGTGTGGTTACACTGGTAAGTGCAGTCGGCGACGATTTCCCGGGCAGTGATTATGACTCCTGGCTGGACAGTCTTGGAGTGCGGAAAGAGATATCCGTTGTTCCCAGCACACATACTCCCACCGCGTTTATGTTTACCGATGAAGAAGGGGATCAGATCACCTTTTTCGAATGGGGCGCTTCAGGTGTTTTCCGTGAACTGGAACCGCCGCCGTATCCCTTCGTTCATATGGCAACCGCCGATCCGGTGTACAATGTAAAGGTCGCCTCATGTGCAGAGTTCTCGTCCTTCGACCCCGGACAGGACCTCCACCGGTACACCAAGGGACAGCTTTTGGATATACTCTCACACATCTCTATCCTTTTTGCAAATAACCACGAGGTCGATGGAATGTGTAAGATAACTGGGCTGTCCCGGGAAGCCATCATCGGGCAGGTCCCGATGGTGGTATTCACCTGCGGTTCGCGCGGAAGCATCCTCTATATGAACGGCGAGGACTGGCACATCCCGGCAATCCCGGTACGGATGGTCGATCCTACCGGAGCCGGGGATGCCTACCGGGCTGGTTTTCTGACCGCATTTACCAGGGGAATTCCCCCCTCTTCCTGTGCCAGGGTAGGGACCGTGTGTGCTTCGTTTGTAGTGGAATCTGCGGGCTGCCAGACGAACCTTCCGGACTGGAAGCGGATGGCGGATCGATACAGCCAGGTATTTGGGAAGAGCGATGATTTATTTGGCACCTGA
- a CDS encoding DUF555 domain-containing protein has protein sequence MPDYLVVLESAWVIKDVKSLDDAVRIAISEAGKRLNPTAKYVEIEAGMLACPFCDGELNSALVVANTALVGLQLEMRVFRAESPDHAAKIARSVIGKALRDVPLQVKDICEL, from the coding sequence ATGCCCGATTATCTTGTGGTGCTTGAATCAGCATGGGTTATCAAGGATGTGAAATCCCTTGACGATGCCGTTAGGATCGCTATCAGTGAAGCCGGCAAGCGCCTCAATCCCACGGCAAAGTATGTTGAGATCGAAGCCGGAATGCTTGCATGTCCGTTCTGTGACGGAGAACTGAACAGCGCCCTGGTTGTTGCCAATACGGCACTGGTCGGCCTCCAGCTGGAAATGAGGGTGTTTCGTGCCGAATCACCGGATCATGCGGCAAAGATCGCCCGGTCTGTAATCGGGAAGGCACTCCGGGATGTCCCACTCCAGGTAAAGGACATATGCGAACTGTGA
- a CDS encoding nitroreductase family protein, with translation MDSSEFFEFLAGRSSVREYGAGEIHDRELTFLLDCASTAPSAGNLEAWDVVLVRDQERREALSGAALGQFQVRAAPALFVLCANYVRSMSRYGERGILYAIQDATIAGTYLLLAAHALQLCSCWVGAFDEEETRSILGLPHHIRPIAIICIGRGTPPAELTGRMPVSEHLHNEVW, from the coding sequence ATGGACTCATCTGAATTCTTCGAATTCCTGGCAGGCCGGAGCTCGGTCAGGGAATATGGTGCCGGCGAGATACACGACCGCGAACTTACTTTTCTGCTGGATTGTGCAAGCACTGCCCCCAGTGCTGGTAACCTCGAGGCCTGGGATGTCGTATTAGTGAGGGACCAGGAGCGGCGGGAAGCCCTTTCAGGCGCAGCACTCGGACAGTTCCAAGTCCGGGCCGCCCCTGCACTCTTTGTGCTCTGTGCCAACTATGTCCGCTCGATGTCACGGTACGGAGAACGGGGTATTCTCTATGCTATCCAGGATGCGACTATTGCCGGCACCTATCTCCTTCTTGCTGCCCACGCACTGCAGCTCTGTTCATGCTGGGTGGGCGCGTTCGATGAGGAGGAGACCAGGAGCATCCTCGGCCTTCCACATCATATCCGGCCGATCGCCATCATCTGCATCGGGCGGGGCACGCCTCCCGCAGAACTGACCGGGCGGATGCCGGTATCCGAGCATCTCCATAACGAGGTATGGTAG
- a CDS encoding DUF5350 domain-containing protein, protein MGKTGTVQWVQVKGVKGQIRLVPKSEGEVKRPGPNQRFKAGASIKKLEQESGEGRGGSRGGGRRGGGRSSRGGRGGRMDSGPAANPMVRKPMRRSKTSIMGAKQKSSR, encoded by the coding sequence ATGGGAAAAACGGGAACCGTTCAATGGGTACAGGTGAAAGGCGTGAAAGGGCAGATCAGGCTGGTACCCAAATCCGAAGGGGAAGTTAAAAGGCCCGGACCGAACCAGCGGTTCAAAGCCGGTGCATCGATCAAAAAGCTCGAACAGGAATCCGGTGAAGGACGAGGTGGCTCCCGGGGTGGCGGGCGAAGGGGAGGAGGCCGGAGCAGCCGGGGCGGCCGCGGGGGCCGGATGGATTCTGGACCTGCGGCCAACCCCATGGTCAGGAAACCGATGCGCCGATCAAAAACATCGATTATGGGCGCAAAACAGAAATCAAGCCGCTGA
- the gatE gene encoding Glu-tRNA(Gln) amidotransferase subunit GatE yields the protein MTGGPPFDYEHLGFKAGIEIHQQLNTQEKLFCHCPTVLRKFDERSGEFYRYLRATESELGEIDEAAKAEMKHERKFCYYCYDTTCLVEDDEEPPAPLNSEALETCCIIARTLSMTPINQVHTMRKLVIDGSNTSGFQRTALVALDGTLPNGGSIETICLEEEAAQRMEGDTFSLDRLGIPLVEITTSPCMKTPEEVREIAAFLGMVLRSTGRVKRGLGTIRQDVNISIRDGARVEIKGVQELDLITEVVNREVIRQCNLLAIREHLRSRGASVIEELFDVTGIFVNTKSTILKKSSSILAVRLPGFAGLVGRDIQPGRRLGSEFADYAKKCGVGGIFHTDELPSFGITAEEVAHLRAFLGSDDNECIVIVAADEGKARCAAHQVVARAGWALKGVPEETRKMLDEGSTAYMRPLPGAARMYPETDVVPVPISADWFASLPLPELLTAKRERFIREYRLDPALATQLMSSEQVFFFEKMVADGISPGLAARTLLSTIKELSRAGTDIQELRDEDIVAVLKAVERGEAAKEAIPAILGMIASGASVPDALRHCAPVMSRDALRDIVREIVNERKDFIAKRGSSSLGPLMGVVMAAVRGSVDGKLVSEVLRQEITALLSGEKSGEGDKV from the coding sequence ATGACAGGAGGACCGCCGTTCGATTACGAGCACCTCGGCTTCAAGGCAGGAATCGAGATCCACCAGCAGCTGAATACCCAGGAGAAACTCTTCTGCCATTGCCCGACTGTGCTGCGGAAGTTCGATGAACGGAGTGGGGAGTTTTACCGGTACCTCCGCGCAACCGAGAGTGAACTCGGTGAGATCGACGAGGCGGCGAAAGCGGAGATGAAACATGAACGAAAATTCTGCTATTATTGTTACGATACGACCTGCCTGGTTGAAGACGATGAGGAGCCTCCTGCGCCGCTCAATTCGGAAGCCCTTGAAACCTGCTGTATTATCGCCCGTACCCTCTCGATGACTCCCATCAACCAGGTCCATACCATGCGGAAACTCGTTATCGATGGGTCTAATACCAGCGGTTTCCAGAGGACGGCACTGGTAGCGCTGGACGGCACGCTCCCTAATGGCGGAAGCATCGAGACCATCTGTCTCGAGGAGGAAGCTGCTCAGCGCATGGAGGGGGATACCTTCTCCCTGGACCGTCTGGGTATACCGCTGGTAGAAATTACCACTTCGCCCTGCATGAAAACGCCCGAAGAAGTCAGGGAAATCGCTGCGTTCCTGGGAATGGTGCTCAGGTCCACCGGACGGGTGAAACGGGGCCTGGGCACCATCCGGCAGGATGTAAACATCTCTATCCGGGACGGTGCCCGGGTGGAGATCAAGGGAGTCCAGGAACTTGATCTCATCACAGAGGTGGTGAACCGGGAGGTGATCCGCCAGTGCAACCTTCTCGCAATCAGGGAACACCTGAGAAGTCGTGGAGCATCGGTGATTGAAGAGTTGTTCGATGTCACCGGCATCTTTGTGAATACAAAATCAACGATTCTGAAGAAATCTTCTTCCATTCTTGCCGTCAGGCTTCCAGGTTTTGCAGGATTGGTGGGAAGAGATATCCAGCCGGGCAGGAGGCTTGGCAGCGAATTTGCTGACTATGCAAAGAAATGCGGTGTGGGCGGGATCTTCCATACCGATGAACTTCCCTCCTTCGGCATCACAGCAGAGGAAGTTGCACACCTGCGTGCGTTTCTTGGGTCGGATGACAATGAATGCATCGTCATCGTTGCTGCTGACGAAGGGAAGGCCAGGTGTGCGGCCCATCAGGTGGTTGCCCGGGCCGGTTGGGCTCTCAAGGGTGTGCCGGAAGAGACCAGGAAGATGCTAGATGAAGGTAGCACTGCATACATGCGACCTCTCCCCGGGGCTGCCCGGATGTATCCGGAAACCGATGTAGTCCCGGTCCCCATTTCAGCAGACTGGTTCGCATCCCTCCCGCTCCCTGAACTCCTGACTGCAAAACGGGAACGGTTTATCCGCGAATATCGCCTGGATCCTGCGCTTGCCACACAGCTCATGTCATCCGAGCAGGTATTTTTCTTCGAAAAGATGGTCGCCGATGGGATCTCTCCCGGTCTCGCTGCGCGGACGCTTCTCTCGACGATCAAAGAGCTATCCCGTGCAGGCACCGATATCCAGGAACTCCGGGACGAGGATATCGTTGCCGTGCTCAAGGCAGTCGAGCGTGGTGAGGCGGCCAAAGAAGCTATACCCGCTATTCTCGGAATGATCGCTTCGGGTGCTTCGGTCCCTGATGCGCTCCGGCATTGTGCTCCGGTCATGTCCCGTGATGCGCTCAGGGATATCGTACGGGAGATTGTCAATGAGAGGAAGGACTTCATTGCCAAACGCGGGAGCAGCTCGCTTGGGCCCCTCATGGGAGTTGTTATGGCCGCGGTACGGGGTTCTGTTGATGGCAAGCTGGTGAGTGAAGTTCTCCGCCAGGAGATAACCGCACTTCTTTCCGGGGAAAAATCCGGAGAAGGAGATAAAGTTTAA
- the gatD gene encoding Glu-tRNA(Gln) amidotransferase subunit GatD has translation MSDEFSPGDIVTLTVGKNPRKGTYITSRDGHCVVKLENGYNIGVPLSCISHTFRPEPEHAPEPFIYQDETLPRLSIVSTGGTIASRIDSRSGAVTSQFDAADVLRAIPRLRSFGHYRVRKLTTILSENMTPGIWQQLARAVYEDIRDGVAGVIVTHGTDTMAYSAAALSFMLETPVPVIFVGSQRSADRPSSDSTMNALCSASAATSSLGEVAVVMHASTNDDACAIHRGTRVRKMHSSRRDAFRSIGMLPIGSVEYPSLAVHLEPCAVRRGSSEPALNESLEERCALLTFFPGMSPSVIEAFLGYAGLVISGTGLGHVSTALVQPIQKLIEEGTMVVMTSQCLHGRVCDRVYDTGRDLLKAGVIEGEDMLPETALVKMMWVLGNVKDPGDADVLMRSNLKGEYTRRSIDGF, from the coding sequence GTGAGCGATGAATTCAGTCCCGGGGATATTGTCACCTTAACGGTTGGCAAAAATCCCCGGAAGGGGACCTACATTACCAGCCGGGATGGCCATTGCGTAGTGAAACTGGAGAACGGCTATAACATCGGCGTTCCGCTCTCCTGCATCTCCCACACTTTCCGCCCGGAGCCGGAGCATGCACCGGAACCATTCATATACCAGGACGAGACCTTGCCCCGACTTTCCATTGTTTCAACTGGGGGCACGATTGCCAGCCGGATCGATAGCCGGTCGGGGGCCGTGACCAGCCAGTTTGATGCAGCCGACGTCCTGCGGGCCATACCCCGCCTCCGGTCCTTTGGCCACTACAGGGTGCGGAAGCTTACCACTATCCTTTCTGAAAATATGACGCCTGGCATCTGGCAGCAGCTCGCCAGGGCGGTATATGAAGATATTAGGGATGGTGTTGCTGGCGTCATCGTCACCCATGGAACGGATACCATGGCCTACAGTGCGGCTGCACTGAGCTTCATGCTCGAGACTCCGGTCCCGGTCATCTTTGTCGGATCACAGCGATCGGCGGATCGCCCCAGCAGCGACAGCACAATGAACGCGTTGTGCAGTGCCAGCGCCGCGACCTCCAGTCTTGGAGAGGTTGCGGTGGTGATGCATGCCAGCACAAACGATGATGCCTGCGCAATTCACCGCGGCACCAGGGTCAGGAAGATGCATTCTTCCCGGAGGGACGCATTCCGAAGCATTGGGATGCTCCCGATCGGGAGTGTCGAGTATCCCTCCCTTGCTGTCCATCTCGAACCCTGCGCCGTGCGCCGTGGTTCGTCCGAACCCGCCCTGAACGAGAGCCTTGAAGAGCGGTGTGCGCTCCTTACCTTTTTCCCCGGCATGTCTCCTTCAGTCATTGAGGCATTCTTAGGGTATGCTGGACTGGTAATCTCGGGAACAGGCCTTGGCCATGTGAGCACAGCACTGGTTCAGCCTATCCAGAAGCTGATTGAGGAAGGCACGATGGTGGTGATGACCTCCCAGTGCCTCCACGGGAGGGTCTGTGACCGGGTATACGATACCGGCCGGGACCTTCTCAAGGCCGGGGTCATCGAAGGGGAGGATATGCTCCCTGAAACGGCCCTTGTCAAGATGATGTGGGTGCTTGGAAACGTGAAAGATCCCGGCGATGCGGATGTCCTGATGCGGTCAAACCTCAAGGGAGAGTATACCAGGAGGTCTATTGATGGATTTTGA